A stretch of Ipomoea triloba cultivar NCNSP0323 chromosome 13, ASM357664v1 DNA encodes these proteins:
- the LOC116002981 gene encoding pentatricopeptide repeat-containing protein At1g31920: MAGTSVLPQTPLLTLKEDHKKSPEFSSSLKEQEWISLIKKCKSMKELKQVHGHILKLGLFSASSFCASNLLATCALSDWCSMDYACKIFQEMDDPDSFEFNTMIRANVKDMSLEEAIFLYIDMVEDEVMPDNFTFPALLKACAHLRALPEGMQIHGQIFKFGVEEDVFVENSLINMYGKCGEIRRACEVFDKMRHRTVASWSALIAGYANLGMWLDCLRVFNEMNSGGVFRAEESVLVSVLSACTHLGALDSGRSIHGHLLRSMSGLNIIVQTSLIDMYVKCGCLEKGLCLFQSMTKKNQMSYSVVITGLALHGRGHEALRVFGQMLDEGLEPDGVTYVSVLTACSHAGLTKEGIRCFERMLSEHEIKPTVQHYGCMVDLLGNAGFLDEAFELINTIPMEPNDVLWRSLLSACRAHKNVEMGEVAAKNLFELKPQNPSDYLMLSNMYAKAQRWQEMAMIRTEMANKGLKQEPGSCMVEVNRKVYKFVSQDMSYPQCDGVYEMLHQMEWQLKFEGYSPDTSQVLMDVDEEEKRQRLGNHSQKLAIAFALIHTSQGSSVRIVRNVRMCSDCHTYTKFISTIYEREIVVRDRNRFHHFKDGSCSCRDYW; encoded by the coding sequence ATGGCCGGGACATCAGTCCTTCCTCAAACACCCTTGTTGACACTGAAAGAAGATCATAAAAAATCCCCAGAGTTTAGCTCCAGCTTGAAGGAGCAGGAATGGATCTCTCTCATCAAGAAATGCAAGAGCATGAAGGAATTGAAGCAAGTCCATGGCCATATCCTCAAGCTGGGACTGTTCAGCGCTTCCTCCTTCTGCGCAAGCAATCTTCTAGCCACTTGTGCGCTCTCAGACTGGTGCAGCATGGATTACGCCTGCAAAATTTTTCAGGAAATGGATGATCCAGATTCGTTTGAGTTCAACACAATGATTAGGGCGAATGTAAAGGATATGAGCCTAGAAGAGGCTATATTCTTGTACATTGACATGGTAGAGGATGAGGTGATGCCGGATAATTTCACGTTTCCTGCTCTGCTTAAAGCCTGTGCTCATCTCCGGGCTCTTCCAGAAGGAATGCAGATTCATGGGCAGATTTTCAAGTTTGGGGTTGAGGAAGATGTGTTTGTGGAGAACAGTTTGATCAATATGTATGGGAAATGCGGGGAGATAAGGCGTGCCTGTGAGGTGTTCGACAAAATGCGTCATAGAACAGTGGCTTCTTGGAGTGCCCTTATAGCAGGCTATGCAAATTTGGGCATGTGGCTAGACTGCCTTAGGGTTTTCAATGAAATGAACTCTGGGGGAGTGTTTAGGGCAGAGGAAAGTGTATTAGTAAGTGTGTTATCTGCTTGTACACATTTAGGTGCCCTCGATTCGGGGCGGTCCATTCATGGGCATCTGTTAAGGAGCATGAGTGGACTCAACATCATAGTACAGACATCCTTAATAGACATGTATGTAAAATGTGGGTGCCTAGAGAAAGGGCTGTGTCTCTTCCAAAGTATGACAAAGAAGAACCAGATGTCATATAGCGTCGTGATCACTGGCCTTGCCTTGCACGGGCGTGGCCACGAGGCCCTAAGGGTGTTCGGCCAAATGCTAGACGAGGGTTTAGAGCCGGATGGTGTCACTTATGTGAGCGTTTTAACCGCTTGTAGTCATGCTGGCCTAACCAAAGAAGGGATAAGATGTTTCGAGAGGATGTTATCGGAGCACGAGATCAAACCAACGGTTCAACATTACGGGTGCATGGTAGATCTCCTGGGAAATGCAGGCTTCCTAGATGAGGCTTTCGAGCTAATCAACACCATACCCATGGAGCCAAACGACGTTCTGTGGCGTAGCCTGCTAAGTGCCTGCAGAGCTCACAAGAACGTCGAGATGGGGGAAGTTGCAGCAAAGAATCTGTTCGAGCTAAAGCCACAGAACCCTAGTGACTATCTGATGCTATCAAATATGTATGCAAAAGCTCAGAGATGGCAAGAAATGGCTATGATTCGAACCGAAATGGCTAACAAGGGTCTAAAACAAGAACCCGGCTCTTGCATGGTTGAGGTAAACCGAAAGGTGTACAAGTTTGTATCACAAGATATGTCTTATCCCCAGTGCGATGGCGTCTATGAAATGCTCCACCAGATGGAGTGGCAACTGAAATTCGAAGGCTACTCACCCGATACATCGCAGGTATTGATGGACGTCGATGAAGAAGAGAAGAGGCAGAGACTCGGTAATCACAGCCAAAAGCTGGCCATTGCGTTTGCGCTGATACACACATCGCAGGGATCATCTGTAAGGATAGTAAGAAACGTCAGAATGTGTAGCGATTGTCACACGTACACTAAATTTATTTCTACAATCTATGAAAGAGAAATTGTTGTTAGAGATCGGAATCGATTTCACCATTTTAAAGATGGATCTTGTTCATGTAGAGATTACtggtga